The following are encoded in a window of Sphaerisporangium siamense genomic DNA:
- a CDS encoding DUF5937 family protein, with product MGRALIIEVGPQDVMASRFAVSPLIETMHALRILSGHQEPGVHARWAERARAPYARLLRERPALAALAVLFRRGDYSADFIAPPPSGVNVAFEDELAVMRATPLAQARDEIARNLLGRPAAPPDLVAVLDRPDVVTLLADVLEAAWQGIVRPEWPRLQAILERDVVQRAGRLATYGWAAALEDLSPKVRWHTEGAAGHIRVRMESAGEDRRHRLGGRGLLFVPSVFGHGVGAYLEHVWPYALVYTARGIAAEPVPAKGLARLIGRTRAEVLLTVPATTTQLAALLGLSVGGAGDHVAALREAGLITGARVGRSVLYRRTPLGDALVNGG from the coding sequence ATGGGTAGGGCACTGATCATCGAGGTCGGCCCGCAGGACGTCATGGCCAGCCGGTTCGCCGTCTCGCCGCTGATCGAGACCATGCACGCGCTGCGCATCCTGTCCGGCCATCAGGAGCCGGGCGTCCACGCGCGCTGGGCCGAGCGCGCGCGTGCGCCGTACGCGCGGCTGCTGCGCGAGAGGCCGGCGCTCGCCGCGCTGGCCGTGCTGTTCCGCCGCGGCGACTACAGCGCCGACTTCATCGCTCCCCCGCCGTCCGGCGTGAACGTCGCGTTCGAGGACGAGCTGGCCGTCATGCGGGCCACGCCCCTGGCGCAGGCCAGGGACGAGATCGCGCGGAACCTGCTCGGCAGGCCGGCCGCGCCGCCCGACCTGGTGGCCGTCCTGGACCGGCCGGACGTGGTGACGCTGCTCGCCGACGTGCTGGAGGCCGCGTGGCAGGGCATCGTCCGGCCCGAATGGCCGCGCCTCCAGGCCATCCTGGAGCGCGACGTCGTGCAGCGAGCGGGCCGCCTGGCCACGTACGGGTGGGCGGCGGCCCTGGAGGACCTCAGCCCCAAGGTCCGCTGGCATACCGAAGGGGCGGCCGGTCACATCCGGGTGCGCATGGAAAGCGCGGGCGAGGACCGGCGGCACCGGCTCGGCGGCCGGGGCCTGCTCTTCGTCCCGAGCGTCTTCGGCCACGGCGTCGGCGCGTACCTGGAGCACGTCTGGCCGTACGCGCTGGTCTACACGGCGCGGGGGATCGCCGCGGAGCCTGTGCCCGCCAAGGGGCTGGCGCGGCTCATCGGGCGGACCCGCGCGGAGGTCCTGCTCACGGTGCCCGCGACCACGACCCAGCTCGCGGCGCTGCTCGGGCTCAGCGTCGGCGGGGCCGGCGACCACGTGGCCGCGCTGCGCGAGGCCGGGCTGATCACCGGCGCGCGGGTGGGGCGCTCGGTGCTGTACCGCCGCACGCCGCTCGGGGACGCCCTGGTGAACGGCGGCTGA
- a CDS encoding carbohydrate ABC transporter permease — protein MSRLRRPRLRRWLPGLLLVTPSIVLIAVFVYGMLGWNFRLAMTDQHDEISEGRFVGLENFVALWDQERWGLSVKHAIVFTVVFVGGALALGWLLAFLMEKGIRGEGGFRTVYLFPMAISFVATGVVWRWLMNSGQGEQAVGLNRLFQAVGLGFLENGWFRGEDWGMAAMAIPAIWQMSGYVMALFLAGFRGVPEELREAARVDGCREWQVYRYVVFPFLRPVTLSALIILGHISLKVFDLIVSVSGKQIITDVPAVFMWVAVFDAHDPAKGATIAAYIVLAVAVFVVPYLIWNARREKRS, from the coding sequence GTGTCACGGCTCAGAAGGCCGCGCCTCAGAAGATGGCTGCCGGGCCTGCTCCTGGTGACGCCGTCCATCGTCCTGATCGCCGTCTTCGTGTACGGCATGCTGGGCTGGAACTTCCGGCTGGCCATGACCGATCAGCACGACGAGATCTCCGAGGGGAGGTTCGTCGGGCTGGAGAACTTCGTCGCGCTCTGGGACCAGGAGCGCTGGGGCCTGTCGGTCAAGCACGCGATCGTCTTCACGGTGGTGTTCGTGGGCGGCGCGCTGGCGCTCGGCTGGCTGCTCGCCTTCCTGATGGAGAAGGGGATCAGAGGCGAGGGCGGTTTCCGCACCGTCTACCTGTTCCCGATGGCCATCTCGTTCGTGGCGACGGGCGTCGTGTGGCGGTGGCTGATGAACAGCGGCCAGGGGGAGCAGGCCGTCGGGCTGAACCGGCTCTTCCAGGCAGTAGGGCTGGGGTTCCTGGAGAACGGCTGGTTCCGCGGGGAGGACTGGGGGATGGCCGCGATGGCGATCCCCGCCATCTGGCAGATGTCCGGCTATGTCATGGCATTGTTCCTGGCCGGGTTCCGCGGCGTCCCCGAAGAGCTGCGCGAGGCCGCCCGGGTGGACGGCTGCCGGGAATGGCAGGTCTACCGGTACGTCGTCTTCCCCTTCCTGCGGCCGGTCACGCTGTCCGCCCTGATCATCCTCGGGCACATCTCGCTCAAGGTGTTCGACCTCATCGTGTCGGTGTCCGGCAAGCAGATCATCACGGACGTGCCCGCCGTCTTCATGTGGGTCGCGGTGTTCGACGCCCACGATCCGGCCAAGGGCGCGACGATCGCCGCGTACATCGTGCTCGCCGTCGCCGTCTTCGTCGTCCCGTACCTGATCTGGAACGCCCGCAGGGAGAAGCGCTCATGA
- a CDS encoding MerR family transcriptional regulator yields MSVYTPGQVAEETGFSLDTLRYYERIGLLEPIERNSAGQRRFNDSHLSWLTMVRCLRTTGMPIAEMVRFAQLVRDGDETISDRIALLESHDREVEAQIAELKEKQAAIQRKIGYYRDVLALASNTPACDDAAPAPSR; encoded by the coding sequence GTGAGCGTCTACACACCGGGACAGGTCGCGGAGGAGACCGGCTTCAGTCTGGACACTCTGCGGTACTACGAGCGCATCGGCCTGCTGGAGCCGATCGAGCGGAACTCCGCGGGGCAGAGGAGGTTCAACGATTCGCACCTGAGCTGGCTGACCATGGTCAGGTGCCTGCGCACCACGGGTATGCCGATCGCCGAGATGGTGCGCTTCGCCCAGCTCGTCCGTGACGGGGACGAGACGATCAGCGACCGCATCGCGTTGCTGGAGTCCCACGACCGCGAGGTGGAGGCCCAGATCGCCGAGCTGAAGGAGAAGCAGGCCGCGATCCAGCGGAAGATCGGCTACTACCGCGACGTGCTCGCGCTCGCCTCGAACACGCCCGCCTGCGACGACGCCGCGCCGGCGCCGTCGCGCTGA
- a CDS encoding carbohydrate ABC transporter permease, with protein MTTTAAARQPRTAPVARASRRPVYLRFALLLLFVVVFLLPIYVLLVTSFKPLTEADPSQAWSLPRVWTTEAWRVAWEKLRPGIANSFLLTIPGSLLSAALGAMNGFVLSKWRFPGADVVFTLFLFGMFIPYQGVMIPLVQLMVNLNVYGGIPGLVLAHVVYGIPICTLIFRNYYATIPDELMEAARVDGAGMLRTFWSIVIPVSGPAFAVVVIWQFTSLWNDFLFAVFLTGPSSWPTTVMLNNIAGAQTVPYSQQMAAAILASVPTMLVYVLLGRFFMRGLMAGALKG; from the coding sequence ATGACCACCACGGCCGCCGCGCGGCAGCCCCGCACCGCGCCGGTCGCGCGCGCGTCCCGCCGGCCGGTCTATCTGCGGTTCGCCCTGCTGCTCCTCTTCGTCGTGGTCTTCCTGCTCCCGATCTACGTGCTCCTGGTCACCAGCTTCAAGCCCCTGACCGAGGCGGACCCGAGCCAGGCGTGGAGCCTGCCCCGCGTGTGGACGACCGAGGCGTGGCGGGTCGCCTGGGAGAAGCTGCGGCCGGGCATCGCCAACAGCTTCCTGCTGACGATCCCCGGGTCGCTGCTCTCGGCCGCGCTGGGGGCGATGAACGGGTTCGTGCTGTCCAAGTGGCGCTTCCCCGGCGCCGACGTGGTGTTCACGCTGTTCCTGTTCGGCATGTTCATCCCGTACCAGGGGGTGATGATCCCGCTCGTCCAGCTCATGGTGAACCTCAACGTCTACGGCGGCATCCCCGGCCTCGTCCTCGCCCACGTGGTGTACGGCATTCCGATCTGCACGCTGATCTTCCGCAACTACTACGCGACGATCCCGGACGAGCTGATGGAGGCCGCCCGCGTGGACGGCGCCGGCATGCTGCGGACATTCTGGTCGATCGTGATCCCCGTCTCGGGCCCGGCCTTCGCCGTCGTGGTCATCTGGCAGTTCACCTCGCTGTGGAACGACTTCCTGTTCGCGGTGTTCCTGACCGGCCCCAGTTCGTGGCCCACGACCGTGATGCTCAACAACATCGCGGGCGCCCAGACCGTGCCCTACAGCCAGCAGATGGCGGCGGCGATCCTGGCCTCGGTCCCGACGATGCTCGTGTACGTGCTGCTCGGACGCTTCTTCATGCGCGGGCTCATGGCCGGGGCGCTCAAGGGCTGA
- a CDS encoding TetR/AcrR family transcriptional regulator: MTNVSAGTLRRRPAQRRSVERVERMLDECARLLDEVGYDGLTTKEVARRAGVPIGTFYQFFPDKQGLVRALALRNLDAFLSRLTSRLGDAQITDWTGAVDLAVDEFVEMKRTIPGFAIMDFGEILPTPAGPPLKGTDRLLDSTLENNVIVADRLRSLTIELLGAPTGPALDRALIVAVEAADAVLKLAFRAHPGGDPDLVAECKRLVRRYLADHLPAR; the protein is encoded by the coding sequence ATGACGAACGTCTCGGCGGGAACGCTCCGCCGGCGCCCGGCTCAGCGCCGCAGCGTGGAGCGGGTCGAGCGCATGCTCGACGAATGCGCGCGCCTGCTCGACGAGGTGGGGTACGACGGTCTGACGACCAAGGAGGTCGCCCGCAGGGCGGGGGTGCCGATCGGCACGTTCTACCAGTTCTTTCCCGACAAACAGGGGCTCGTGCGGGCGCTGGCCCTGCGCAACCTCGACGCCTTCCTCTCCCGCCTCACCTCGCGGCTCGGCGACGCGCAGATCACCGACTGGACCGGCGCCGTCGACCTGGCCGTGGACGAGTTCGTGGAGATGAAGCGCACCATACCCGGCTTCGCGATCATGGACTTCGGCGAGATCCTGCCGACCCCGGCGGGGCCGCCGCTCAAGGGCACCGACCGCCTGCTGGACTCGACGCTGGAGAACAATGTCATCGTCGCCGACCGTCTGCGGTCGCTGACCATCGAGCTGCTCGGCGCCCCGACGGGGCCGGCCCTGGACCGCGCGCTCATCGTGGCCGTGGAGGCCGCGGACGCCGTGCTGAAGCTCGCCTTCCGCGCCCACCCCGGCGGGGACCCCGATCTCGTCGCCGAGTGCAAACGGCTGGTCCGCAGGTATCTCGCCGACCACCTGCCCGCCCGCTGA
- a CDS encoding ABC transporter ATP-binding protein, translating into MAELPQDSPGPDHSDTARAAASARPHGHDGSAPNDAPPNGARPDSPDADEAIDLGEVTFGEWHTHIATMSGVGFLTVARRLPALIGQAVGMAWRASPRDTVATISLSALGGVFTAFGLLATTGVLQALFSSGPTPDRVKAALPSLLLVGAAATLRTALQAGAGWAQSRLEPQVGRIAETQLYDLTSRVDLIAFDDPDFHDSLQRARSRGVSMVDTVVDSAIDVLTGLIGIAAAAGVLGILHPVLLPLLVLAVIPDAWAAVRSARMRYTTMYALMPVRRRKWILSDLMAERETAAEVRSFTMRAFLMRLYDQVADAEQEVVLRLARRQTFARVVGEALGGLGTAIVYVALGLLLAVAAVPLAVAGTAVLAIRSGQSYLSTLMYATNRLYEEGLYFTDFLDFCAEARRRQSPARPLPAPPAFRRIAVEDVTFHYPGKEEAALDQVSVHIERGEVVALVGENGSGKTTLSKIIAGLYEPGGGRVLWDDTDLADVPAEELRRNIAVIAQDHTRWPLTAKDNIAMGLEKGAEALHASARVAGADQVIAELPHGYRTLLDRRFKDGHEPSGGQWQRIAVARGFYRDAPLLICDEPTAALDARAEHALFERIRGHADGRTVLLITHRLASVRYADRIYVLDHGKVIEQGTHEELTALGGQYADLYSIQASAYSDRAGAPRT; encoded by the coding sequence ATGGCCGAGCTCCCGCAGGATTCCCCCGGTCCGGACCACTCCGACACGGCGCGCGCCGCGGCGTCCGCGCGCCCTCACGGCCACGACGGCTCCGCGCCGAATGACGCCCCGCCCAATGGCGCGCGTCCCGATTCCCCGGACGCCGACGAGGCGATCGACCTCGGCGAGGTGACCTTCGGCGAGTGGCACACCCACATCGCCACCATGTCCGGCGTCGGTTTCCTCACCGTGGCCCGCAGGCTGCCCGCCCTCATCGGCCAGGCCGTGGGCATGGCGTGGCGGGCCAGCCCCCGCGACACCGTGGCCACCATCTCCCTCAGCGCGCTCGGCGGGGTGTTCACCGCGTTCGGGCTCCTCGCCACCACCGGCGTGCTGCAGGCCCTCTTCTCCTCCGGCCCCACCCCCGACCGCGTCAAGGCCGCCCTGCCCAGCCTGCTGCTCGTCGGCGCCGCCGCCACGCTGCGCACCGCCCTGCAGGCCGGGGCCGGCTGGGCCCAGTCCAGGCTGGAGCCGCAGGTCGGCCGTATCGCGGAGACCCAGCTCTACGACCTGACCAGCCGCGTCGACCTCATCGCCTTCGACGACCCCGACTTCCACGACTCGCTCCAGCGCGCCCGCTCGCGCGGCGTCTCCATGGTGGACACCGTGGTCGACTCGGCGATCGACGTCCTCACCGGGCTCATCGGCATCGCCGCCGCGGCGGGCGTGCTCGGCATCCTGCATCCCGTGCTGCTGCCCCTGCTGGTCCTCGCGGTGATCCCCGACGCCTGGGCCGCCGTCCGCTCGGCCCGCATGCGCTACACCACCATGTACGCGCTGATGCCCGTGCGGCGGCGCAAATGGATCCTCAGCGACCTCATGGCGGAGCGCGAGACCGCCGCGGAGGTCCGCTCGTTCACCATGCGCGCGTTCCTCATGCGGCTGTACGACCAGGTCGCCGACGCCGAGCAGGAGGTCGTGCTGCGGCTGGCCCGGCGCCAGACGTTCGCGCGCGTGGTCGGCGAGGCGCTCGGCGGCCTCGGCACCGCCATCGTCTACGTCGCGCTCGGGCTGCTGCTCGCCGTCGCCGCCGTGCCGCTGGCCGTCGCCGGCACGGCCGTCCTCGCCATCCGCTCCGGGCAGAGCTACCTGTCCACCCTGATGTACGCCACCAACCGCCTGTACGAGGAGGGGCTCTACTTCACCGACTTCCTCGACTTCTGCGCCGAGGCACGCCGCCGCCAGAGCCCGGCGCGCCCGCTCCCCGCTCCCCCGGCCTTCCGCCGCATCGCCGTCGAGGACGTCACCTTCCATTACCCCGGCAAGGAGGAGGCCGCCCTCGACCAGGTCTCCGTCCACATCGAGCGGGGCGAGGTGGTGGCCCTGGTCGGCGAGAACGGCTCGGGCAAGACCACCCTTTCCAAGATCATCGCGGGCCTGTACGAGCCCGGTGGCGGGCGCGTGCTGTGGGACGACACCGACCTCGCCGACGTGCCCGCCGAGGAGCTCCGGCGCAACATCGCCGTCATCGCCCAGGACCACACCCGCTGGCCGCTCACCGCCAAGGACAACATCGCCATGGGCCTGGAGAAGGGCGCCGAGGCCCTGCACGCGTCGGCGAGGGTCGCCGGGGCCGACCAGGTCATCGCCGAGCTGCCGCACGGCTACCGCACCCTGCTCGACCGCCGGTTCAAGGACGGGCACGAGCCCTCGGGCGGCCAGTGGCAGCGCATCGCCGTGGCCCGCGGGTTCTACCGGGACGCGCCGCTGCTGATCTGCGACGAGCCGACGGCCGCGCTCGACGCCCGTGCCGAGCACGCCCTGTTCGAGCGCATCCGCGGGCACGCCGACGGCCGTACCGTCCTGCTCATCACCCACCGCCTGGCCAGCGTGCGCTACGCCGACCGCATCTACGTGCTCGACCACGGCAAGGTGATCGAGCAGGGCACCCACGAGGAGTTGACGGCCCTCGGCGGCCAGTACGCCGACCTGTACTCCATCCAGGCCAGCGCCTACAGCGACCGCGCCGGCGCGCCCCGCACCTGA
- a CDS encoding GH1 family beta-glucosidase, protein MFLWGTATASYQIEGAVADDGRGLSIWDTFAHEPGKVKDGHTGDMACDHYHRWSEDVMLMAALGVNSYRFSISWPRILPAGRGEVNQAGLDFYDRLVDGLCAQGIVPAATLFHWDLPQALEDEGGWLARDTASRLADYAGVVAARLADRVPIWITLNEPFVHMVFGYALGTHAPGRMLFLDALPVAHHQLLGHGLAAQALRAHGAERVLVTNNLTPVRPASSSADDLRAADAYDILHNRLFNDPVLLGRYPDLSAFGVDAMPAVRDGDLAVIAQPLDGLGVNYYNPTRIRAPGEPTGLPFDDAGITGYPTTAFGWPVVPDGLRELLTGLKARYGDALPPVYVTENGCSQPDTPGPDGVIDDQDRIAFLDAHIQAVGAAMSEGVDVRGYYVWSLLDNFEWAEGYTQRFGLVHVDFPTQTRTPKASYHWFKNRITSSSTP, encoded by the coding sequence ATGTTCCTCTGGGGCACCGCAACCGCGTCATACCAGATCGAGGGGGCCGTGGCGGACGACGGCCGCGGCCTGTCGATCTGGGACACCTTCGCCCACGAACCGGGCAAGGTGAAGGACGGCCACACCGGTGATATGGCGTGCGACCATTACCACCGCTGGTCAGAGGATGTCATGCTCATGGCCGCCCTGGGGGTGAACTCCTATCGTTTCTCCATTTCGTGGCCGAGAATCCTCCCAGCCGGGCGTGGCGAGGTGAACCAGGCGGGCCTCGACTTCTATGACCGGCTGGTCGACGGCCTGTGCGCCCAGGGCATCGTCCCGGCGGCCACGCTCTTCCACTGGGACCTCCCCCAGGCTCTGGAGGACGAGGGCGGCTGGCTCGCCCGCGACACCGCGAGCCGCCTCGCCGACTACGCCGGCGTCGTGGCCGCCCGCCTCGCCGACCGCGTGCCGATCTGGATCACGCTGAACGAACCCTTCGTCCACATGGTGTTCGGCTACGCCCTCGGCACCCACGCCCCCGGCCGCATGCTCTTCCTCGACGCCCTGCCCGTCGCCCACCACCAGCTCCTCGGTCACGGGCTCGCGGCACAGGCCCTGCGCGCGCACGGCGCGGAACGGGTGCTGGTCACCAACAACCTCACGCCCGTCCGCCCCGCGTCCTCCTCCGCGGACGACCTGCGGGCCGCCGACGCCTACGACATCCTGCACAACCGGCTCTTCAACGACCCCGTGCTGCTCGGCCGCTACCCCGACCTGTCGGCGTTCGGCGTCGACGCCATGCCGGCCGTGCGCGACGGCGACCTCGCCGTGATCGCCCAGCCCCTGGACGGCCTCGGCGTCAACTACTACAACCCCACCCGTATCCGCGCCCCCGGCGAGCCCACCGGCCTCCCCTTCGACGACGCCGGGATCACCGGATACCCCACCACCGCCTTCGGCTGGCCAGTGGTGCCCGACGGCCTGCGCGAACTCCTCACCGGCCTCAAGGCCCGCTACGGCGACGCCCTGCCCCCCGTCTACGTCACCGAGAACGGCTGCTCACAACCGGACACCCCCGGCCCCGACGGCGTGATCGACGACCAGGACCGCATCGCCTTCCTCGACGCCCACATCCAGGCCGTCGGCGCCGCCATGTCCGAGGGCGTCGACGTACGCGGCTACTACGTCTGGTCCCTCCTCGACAACTTCGAATGGGCCGAGGGCTACACCCAACGCTTCGGCCTCGTCCACGTCGACTTCCCCACCCAAACCCGCACCCCCAAAGCCTCCTACCACTGGTTCAAGAACAGAATCACCTCCTCCTCCACCCCATGA
- a CDS encoding ABC transporter substrate-binding protein — MRRRWMSAVAVTVAGLLSLTACGGGGDGKSAGDGQAAKKQVEVFSWWTGPGEADGLKAMREIFEKRNQGLTFFDAAVAGGSGDKARALLSSKLQANQPPDTFQGHAGAELQGYIKAGKLEPLNALYDELKLKEVFPQQLVDQITYKGNVYSVPVNIHRSNVLWFNPKVLKDAGVAAPPKTIEEFVTALEAVKKTKKIPLSIGSEWTVVHLLESVLLGSLGTDAYNALWTPGADWSGPAVTKALRDFTTILSYAGPAQDDWQPASKQVADGAAAFNVMGDWAYGYFHNPPDGGLGKKSKEDFDWVASPGTDGTFMWLSDSFTLPKGAPNRDGALAWLKVAASKEGQDAFNPKKGSIPARKDADKALYTDYLEWDLAQWANGKLAGSIQHGVVANDAWKTAITEAVGLFLQSKDVAKLQQALVQAAQTSNQ; from the coding sequence ATGCGACGACGGTGGATGTCGGCCGTCGCGGTCACCGTGGCGGGCCTCCTCTCCCTGACCGCCTGCGGCGGCGGTGGCGACGGGAAGAGCGCCGGCGACGGCCAGGCGGCGAAGAAGCAGGTCGAGGTCTTCTCCTGGTGGACGGGCCCCGGCGAGGCGGACGGCCTGAAGGCCATGCGCGAGATCTTCGAGAAGCGGAACCAGGGCCTGACCTTCTTCGACGCCGCCGTCGCGGGCGGCTCGGGCGACAAGGCCCGCGCGCTGCTCTCCAGCAAGCTCCAGGCGAACCAGCCGCCCGACACCTTCCAGGGCCACGCCGGCGCCGAGCTCCAGGGCTACATCAAGGCCGGCAAGCTGGAACCGCTGAACGCGCTCTACGACGAGCTGAAGCTGAAGGAGGTCTTCCCGCAGCAGCTCGTCGACCAGATCACCTACAAGGGCAACGTCTACTCGGTGCCGGTGAACATCCACCGCTCCAACGTCCTGTGGTTCAACCCCAAGGTGCTGAAGGACGCGGGCGTCGCCGCCCCGCCGAAGACGATCGAGGAGTTCGTCACGGCCCTGGAGGCGGTGAAGAAGACCAAGAAGATCCCGCTGTCGATCGGCTCGGAGTGGACGGTGGTCCACCTGCTGGAGAGCGTGCTGCTCGGCTCGCTCGGCACCGACGCCTACAACGCCCTGTGGACCCCGGGAGCCGACTGGTCGGGCCCGGCCGTCACCAAGGCGCTGCGGGACTTCACGACGATCCTGTCGTACGCGGGCCCCGCCCAGGACGACTGGCAGCCCGCCTCCAAGCAGGTGGCCGACGGCGCGGCGGCGTTCAACGTCATGGGCGACTGGGCCTACGGCTACTTCCACAACCCGCCGGACGGCGGGCTCGGCAAGAAGTCCAAGGAGGACTTCGACTGGGTGGCCTCGCCCGGCACGGACGGCACGTTCATGTGGCTGTCGGACAGCTTCACGCTGCCCAAGGGCGCGCCGAACCGCGACGGCGCCCTCGCCTGGCTCAAGGTCGCCGCGAGCAAGGAGGGCCAGGACGCCTTCAACCCCAAGAAGGGGTCCATCCCGGCGCGCAAGGACGCCGACAAGGCCCTCTACACCGACTACCTGGAGTGGGACCTGGCCCAGTGGGCGAACGGCAAGCTCGCCGGGTCCATCCAGCACGGCGTCGTCGCCAACGACGCGTGGAAGACGGCCATCACCGAGGCGGTCGGGCTGTTCCTGCAGAGCAAGGACGTGGCCAAGCTGCAGCAGGCGCTGGTCCAGGCCGCGCAGACCAGCAACCAGTGA
- a CDS encoding pentapeptide repeat-containing protein, which translates to MADRSHRRKPPETHTSVISDDWDDLDISGQNHSNVAFIDVDLTEVTGQGAVFTECVFRGARFNASRHSDSAFVNCYFSRCSFFDANFTGCKLVGSVFEGCTFDLLRAEGGDWSFTALAGANLSGTTFTDLRMREADLNGARFVDGRLTGVDLSGSSLEKTSFLRCDLRGSDLSSLEPLTVDLRGAIVDLHQAVLIASALGVDVRQD; encoded by the coding sequence ATGGCTGACCGTTCACACCGGCGCAAGCCCCCGGAGACCCACACCTCCGTCATCTCCGACGACTGGGATGACCTTGACATCTCCGGGCAGAACCACTCCAACGTCGCCTTCATCGACGTCGACCTGACCGAAGTCACCGGCCAGGGCGCCGTGTTCACCGAATGCGTGTTCCGGGGAGCCCGGTTCAACGCCTCACGGCACTCCGACAGCGCCTTCGTCAACTGTTACTTCTCGCGCTGCTCGTTCTTCGACGCGAACTTCACCGGCTGCAAGCTCGTCGGCAGCGTGTTCGAGGGCTGCACCTTCGACCTGCTCAGGGCCGAGGGCGGCGACTGGTCGTTCACCGCGCTCGCCGGGGCGAACCTGAGCGGCACCACCTTCACGGACCTGCGCATGCGCGAGGCCGATCTCAACGGCGCCCGTTTCGTGGACGGCCGGCTCACCGGGGTGGACCTGTCCGGCTCGTCGCTCGAGAAGACGAGCTTCCTGCGGTGCGACCTGCGCGGCAGCGACCTGTCCTCGCTGGAGCCGCTGACCGTGGACCTGCGGGGCGCGATCGTGGACCTGCACCAGGCCGTGCTCATCGCGAGCGCGCTCGGCGTGGACGTGCGGCAGGACTGA
- a CDS encoding aldo/keto reductase, whose product MTDIALGTIPFGTALDEAASFAILDRFAEAGGTVLDTANNYTFWVDGGTGDESETTIGRWLASRGARDRMVVSTKCGARPTLPGARTLDSAEGLSPSTVRAAVEGSLRRLGTDHVDVYWAHVEDHATPLEEQARVFGELVAEGKARHVGASNHPAWRIERARGLALSAGLTPYTHVQLRHSYLRPRPGVRLDESAHVQAGEETLGYVRAEGLRLWTYSTLLSGAYTRADRPIPAQYDHPGTTRRLAALREVAGEIGATPNQVVIAWLLAQDIVPIVGVSSLAQLDEMLGAREVKLDEHLLGRLDEPSLA is encoded by the coding sequence ATGACCGACATCGCCCTTGGCACCATCCCCTTCGGCACGGCCCTCGACGAGGCCGCGTCGTTCGCCATCCTCGACCGGTTCGCCGAGGCCGGCGGCACCGTCCTGGACACGGCGAACAATTACACGTTCTGGGTGGACGGCGGCACCGGCGACGAGAGCGAGACCACGATCGGCAGATGGCTCGCCTCCCGCGGCGCCCGCGACCGCATGGTCGTGAGCACCAAGTGCGGCGCCCGTCCCACCCTGCCCGGCGCCCGCACCCTGGACTCGGCCGAGGGGCTGTCGCCCTCGACCGTCCGCGCGGCGGTCGAGGGCAGCCTGCGCCGGCTCGGCACCGACCACGTGGACGTCTACTGGGCCCACGTCGAGGACCACGCGACCCCGCTGGAGGAGCAGGCCCGCGTCTTCGGCGAGCTGGTCGCCGAGGGCAAGGCGCGGCACGTCGGCGCGTCCAACCACCCGGCGTGGCGGATCGAGCGGGCGCGCGGCCTCGCGCTGTCGGCGGGCCTCACGCCCTACACGCACGTGCAGCTCCGGCACTCCTACCTGCGCCCCCGGCCGGGCGTGCGGCTGGACGAGTCCGCGCACGTGCAGGCCGGCGAGGAGACCCTCGGCTACGTGCGCGCCGAGGGCCTGCGGCTGTGGACCTACTCCACGCTGCTGTCCGGCGCCTACACCCGCGCGGACCGCCCGATCCCCGCGCAGTACGACCACCCGGGCACGACCAGGCGCCTGGCCGCGCTGCGCGAGGTGGCCGGCGAGATCGGCGCCACGCCGAACCAGGTGGTGATCGCCTGGCTGCTGGCCCAGGACATCGTCCCGATCGTCGGCGTCAGCTCGCTCGCGCAACTCGACGAGATGCTCGGGGCGCGCGAGGTCAAGCTGGACGAGCACCTGCTCGGCCGCCTGGACGAGCCGTCCCTGGCCTGA